CTTTCCTCCTCTCCCAGTTTGCCTATTGCCGAAACTCAGTGCAGGCTATGGCTGTAGCGCATCACAGTCATCGGTCTAGCACGAAAGGCATCTTATGGCCCAGGCAATCATGAATCCGGAAGAGGTCCGGCGGTTCGCTGAAGAACTGAAACGGTTCAACACGGACCTCCAGAGCCGTATGGGGTCCCTGCAGGCGAGGTTCGCGGCGTTGGGCGATAGCTGGCAGGACCAGGAACATGAAAAGTTCTCCGAGGAGTTCAAGCAGACGATGAAGGCTCTGAAGAAGTTCGTGGAGGTTTCCAATCAACACTCTCCGTACCTGCTCCGGAAGGCTCAGCGGATCGAGGACTATCTGAATCAGCGTTAACTCCACGTGCCCGAAAAAGCCAAAATCACTTCGGTCGATGCCTTGGAGGCGTTTCGGTCGAATCTGGTGGTCTACGTCTCGAAGGCTCGGCCTGCCCTCGAGGAGGTCAGCTCGGATGTCATGCGGCTTCGGCTGTGGCTGCAGGAGGATCGGACGGACCATTGGCAGGCTCAGGTGAAAAAGCGCCAGAGGGTCCTGGAACAGGCGCAACAGGCCCTCTTCAGCGCCCGAATGTCGAATCTCAACGAGGCCACTTCAACGGCCCAGTTTGATGTCCATCGCGCCAAGCGCGCTCTGGAGGAGGCGGCTGAGAAGCTTCACAAGGTCAAAGCCTGGGATAAGAAGTTCGAGTCGCTCTCGAGCCCTTGGCTTCGCCAGATGGAGAAGCTTCACAGCGTCCTGGCCCACGACCTGCCTCTGGCGGCGGCGCACCTTTCCGAGATGGTCCGGTTGCTGTCCGACTATGCCGAGCTCCGCGCCTCCGGTGGCGCTGCCGCTGGCGCTCAAGCTCCTGCTGCGGAAGCGATCGTTTCTGAAACCTCTGCGGACGCTCCAGCGTCTGCATCGAACGACTCTTCCCCTGTGATTGGTTCCGGGTGAGGCTGGATCCTTTGTACGGAGTTCCGCCTTTAGGCGGTTCCCTGAGGCTTGATGACTATGAAGATGCTAAAATCCTACGCTGCTAGGCCAATTCCTGCGCCTTTTCCGCCTGAAGGCGGAACTCCATGCAATAGAGCGAGTGTCTCATGGTGCCTTGGATCGGCAAGCAGCCTCACCAGGAAAGAATCACACCCCTAAGTTTCCTCCTGACATGAGCATCGTTGCCAATCGAACCCGTTTGGAATCCTCCACCCAGCAGCTGCTGGCGCAGTGGCGTCAAACCAAGGAATACTGGCAGGACGCCAAGGCGTCGGAGTTTGAGCGCAAGTACCTGGATGAGTTGCTCTCGAGCGTAAACGTCGCCGTCGCGGCGATGGAAGAATTGGAGAAACTGGCGTCGAAGGTAAGGATCGATTGTGAATAACCCTTGGGCAGTCAAGCAGGCACTGGAATGGGTGGAGCAGCTTCGGACGCTGGTCGCTGAGGCAACCTCGCGCGAGGAATGGCTGAACAACGATCTGTCCACCCGAACCAAGCTTGCTCGACAGCAGTGCCAAGCCGCGGTGGACGTCGTGCTTCGCCAGTTCGCCAGCGAGCGCACGGCAGTCGAAGCCGGACTTCAGTCGGCTCGCCAGCGGGTTCTTGAAACCTACGAGCGTCGCAAGGCTCGGTTTAAAGAAGCTCACAAATCGGCCAAAAAGCGCGCGCTCCTGGCGATTGAGGAGGAGGAGGGACGTCGCAAGTATAAGCTTCAGATGGGGACGATGCAGGCGACCCGTGACCGTGACTCGGGTTTGGCCGCGGCCGACAAGGCCTTGGACGCTTACCAGAAGGAGCGCGAGCAAGACTCCAAGCGTTTGGATCACCTGGAGGAGCGGGCAAATGCCTCTTTCAGCGGCTATGGACGGTGGCAGCGATGGCTAACCGGGCAGGGCACTCGCGCCGAGGTGGATGAGGCTCAGGACGAGCAGCAGATGGCCGAGCAGATCCGCGCCCTGATCGACCGAGTTGAATCCGACCTGCAGCGGTTCCGGAGCTTTTTCCTGCCCGCGTTGTTCCGCTTTCTTCCGTTGTGGGTGATCTTGGTGCTGGGGTTGGTTCCCATGGTTCCGGTGCTTCGCCAGTTTCAGATCCCGTTTCTTTCGTATCGCGATGCCGGCATCGCTGCCGGCGCGCTGTGCGTGCTGGGGCTCGTGCTTCATCTGTTGGGCCGTCGACAGGGAGATCCGGTGGCTCGGGAGATTGCCCTGGGATGTTTGAATTCACGGCGCCTGATCGAGCTAGGCTTGGTCAAGGCCGATCAGCGGCGGACTGCCGACCGTGAGCGGATCGAGAACACCTACCAGACCCGAGTTCAGGCCATCGAGCAGGATTGGACGCAGGCTCTGGCCGATGCCGGCTCTTGGCGCGAGAGCTGGCCCGCCCGGCTGCAGGCCAAGGAGACCAGGGCCTTCGAGACGAACGAGCGATTGCACCGGCTTCACCTGAGCCGCCACGAGCGTCAAGCCGCGGAGGTTTTGGGCAAGCTTCAGGGGATGGCGGATGCTCGGCAACAGGAGCTGCAGGCGGTCTGTACTGAGAAGGAGCAGCGGCTCAAGGCGGAGCATGATGCGCAATGGGCACAGCTGGAGTCGAACTGGAAGAGCCGCATTCCCGCCCTTTTGGCCGAAGTCAACGCGCAGCAGCAGCTCTCGACGACCTTGTTTCCGGCCTGGGATGCCCGATTTCTGGCCGCCTGGAAGCCGCCGCTGGAGTTGTCTCCGTCCGCTCGCTTGGGGGAACTCCGAGTCGACGTGTCGACATTCGCCAAGGGCCTTCCCAAGGATCCACGGTTGGCTTTTCCCGGGCCAGCCCGTTTGCTGGCGCCACTCGAGTTGGTGTATCCCGGCCAGGGTTCCATTTTGTTCGAGACGTCCGAAACCGGACGCGATGAGGCTGTTGCTTCGCTCAACAACTTAATGCTGCGGTTGCTCTCCACCGCACCTCCGGGAAAGGTTAACTTCACGGTGTTCGATCCGGTCGGGTTGGGACAGAACTTCGCGGGTGTCATGCATCTCGCCGATCACGAGGAGCACTTGATCAACGGTCGGATCTGGACTCAGACCGAACAGCTCGAGCAAAAGCTCGCGGATCTGAATGCGCATATGGAGAAGGTGATCCAGATGTATCTGCGCAACGAGTACCAGACCATCGCGGATTACAATCGGGAGGCTGGCAATATTGCCGAGAAGTATCTTTTCCTGGTTGTGGCCGACTTCCCCAGCGGCTTTAGCGAGACCGCGGTACGACGCCTTATGAGTATTGCCACGAGCGGGGCCCGTTGCGGCGTCTACACGCTCATCCACTGGGATAGGCGGCTGCCGCTTCCGCAGGATTTTGTTGCAGACGATCTGCGCAAAGCCAGTGTCGCCCTGACGGTCCGATCGGCTGATCTGATCTTTACCGGCAACGTCCTGCCGGGCACGCAGGTCGCTTTGGATTCGGGACCCGACGCCACTCTCGCCGTTGAGTTTGTTCACAAAATGGGACGAGCTAGCCGCGATTCGAATCGGGTGGAAGTCCCCTTCTCCCACGTGACGCCGCCCGATGCCGAGATGTGGACGCAGGAGACCACCTCTGAACTGCGGGTGCCGATCGGCAGAACTGGCGCCACCAAACTGCAATACCTGGCCATCGGCAAGGGCACTCGCCAGCACGCGTTGCTGGCCGGTAAAACGGGCTCCGGCAAATCCACGCTTTTCCATGTGGTGATCACCAATCTGGCTTTGTGGTGCAGTCCCGATCAAGTGGAGTTTTACCTGGTCGACTTCAAGAAGGGCGTTGAGTTTAAGTGTTATGCCACCCAGAAGCTACCGCATGCCCGCGTCGTGGCGATCGAGAGCGATCGCGAGTTTGGGCTGAGTGTGTTGCAGCGTTTGGACGAGGAACTCAAGCGCCGCGGCGATCTGTTCCGCAAGCTCGGCGTTCAGGATGTGGCCGGATACAAGAGATCGGGCGGCACCGAGCCGATGCCCAGGACCCTCTTGCTGATTGATGAGTTTCAGGAGTTCTTTGTGGAGGACGACAAGGTGGCGCAAGGAGCTTCGTTGCTTCTGGATCGAATTGTGCGCCAAGGCCGTGCGTTCGGCATTCATGTCATCCTGGGATCCCAGACCCTGGGTGGCGCTTACACGGTTGCCCGGGCGACCCTGGGTCAGATGGTCATCCGAATTGCACTGCAGTGCAATGAGGCGGATTCTTATCTGATCATGGATGAGAACAATTCGGCGCCGCGTTTGCTCTCGCGTCCCGGGGAGGGCATTTACAACGACAGCGCCGGCACCCCTGAGGGCAACAGTCCTTTCCAAGCCGTTTGGATCTCTGACGAGGAGCGCGATGCCGCGTTGTTGAAAGTCCGGCGGAAGGCGGCGGAGTCCTCCCGGGTGTATCCGGGTCCTTTCGTCTTCGAAGGGGATGCGCCGGCTGACTTGGCGGAGAACGAGCCCTTGCGCGCCTGCTTGGCGCAGGATCGGGTGCTTCCTTCCCGCAGCCCGCGGGTGTGGCTCGGGGCGCCCAATGCGATCAAAGGTCCGACCGAGGCGATCCTCCAGCGGCAAAGCGGCAATAATTTGTTGCTGGTGGGGCAGCGCGAAGAAGCGGTTCTAGCCATTGTCACAGCCGCGATCCTCTCCCTCGCCGCTCAGTCCCCGGCGGGAGCGTTGCGGGTTTATCTGTTCGACGCAGCGGCTCCGGGCACCCCTGAACGGGAGTACATCGAACGTTTGACCCGGGCGCTGCCGCAGCAGGTGACGTTGGTCGGAAACGGCGATGCGGCTCAGGTCATGAATGAGCTGACAGAGGAACTGAAACGTCGGGCCGAATCAACTGATCTGGCTGCGGAACCCCTCATCCTCACCTTGGTTCACGATCTGCAGAAGTTTAAACGCCTGCGCAATGAGGAGGAATTCAGTTTCTCCACTGACGACAGCGAGGCTCCGAACACCGGCGCTCAGTTCACCCGGCTCATCTCCGAGGGGCCTGCCTTGGGCCTGCATGTCATGGCTACTTGCGACACCTACAACAACGTGAACCGTTGCCTGAACCGCAAGACGCTCACCGAGTTCGAGATGCGGGTGCTGTTCCAGATGAGCGCCAACGATTCTGCCAGTCTGATCGACACTCCCAAGGCCAGCACCTTGGGGCTGCACAAGGCGATCTATTACAACGAGCAGCAGGGCTATCTCGAAGTGTTCCGGCCGTATGCGCTTCCGGACGCGGGTTGGATCGACGCGTCTGCGGCTCGCTTGGTGCGGCCGGCCTCCCCTCTCCCGGGTGCATGAATCCGAAACAGCAGTTCACCTCCGGGCTCCTCGTTTCTCTGTTATTCGCGGCGCTGTGTCTCTGGGGAGGCAATGCCTCGGCGCGGGATCTGTGGAGCACGGGGTATCATCCGGGCTGGACGCAGGGCCAAATGCCTGCGAGTGCGATTGACTATTCGGCGCTGAGCCACGTTATCCATTTCGCGGTGATTCCCCGAGTCGACGGAACACTGGACACCGAGACTCTGAGTCTGACGTCCAGTCATATCACCGACAGCGTAGCGCGTGGGCATGCCGCCGGAGTAAAGGTTTTGGTCTGCGTGGGCGGGGCCGGAACATCCGCGGGTTTTCGCGGAGCAACTCAACCTGCCAAGCTCGCCGGCTTCATCAATCGCCTGGTGACGTTCGTCACCTCGAAGGGTTACGATGGACTGGATGTGGATTGGGAACCGCTGGATGAGTCTGATACCCCCGCCTACCAAAACCTGATTCGCGGGTTGCGCTCGACTTTGACTCAAAGGAAGCCTGGTTCATTGCTCACGGCTGCGGCTGCGGAGCAACCCGCTCTCTTCAGTTCGGTTCAGGGGGAGTTCGATCAGATTAACGTGATGACCTACGACATGGCCGGCCCATGGCCGGGTTGGGTCACCTGGTTCAATGCGGCCTTGTTCGACGGCGGCTTTCGGTTTCCCAGCACCGGCGGTTTGATCACTTCGGCAGACGGCCTGATCAATCGATTCATCTCGGCCGGTGTTCAGCCCGCCAAACTCGGACTTGGCATCCCATTCTATGGGATTGTCTGGAAGGGTGGAACGGGACTTCCGGCTGGAGGGGCGACCTTGCCTCGCCAGGGATGGACATCTGCTCCGGAGGTCACTGCGGTGGCGTTCCGTGAGATCATGGCGAATCACTACACGGCGGCGCGCTATCGATGGGATCCGAATGCCTACGCTCCCTATCTGACCGTTAATAACCCGGGTTCGAGTGAGGATCTGTTTGTCGCCTATGATGACGAGCGATCTTGCCGAGCGAAGGTAAGCTATGCTCGTAACCGGGGGCTTGGCGGTGTGATGATCTGGGAGTTGAGCCAGGATTATCAGGCCTCATCGCCTTTGGCCCAACGTCATCCGTTGCTTGCGGCGATGAAGGAGTCGTTGGAGGCGCCGCGATTTAGTTCCATCGAGCAGGTGGGGCAGAGCGTACGTCTCAGTTTTCAAACCATGCCGCTCGCGCGTTACGCGGTTCAGTGGTCGACCGGGATTCCAGGAGGAGCTTGGTCCAATCTGGTGATCCGGATCGGTGACGGGGAGCAGATGGTGGTCAACGACAGCCTTGCCGGAAAGGGGCCGGCCCGATACTACCGGATTAAGACGCCACCGTGAGACGGGGCAACCTCAACCAGGTAGGGAGAGACTCCGTCGAGCCCATGCATGCCCAATGTGTGAACGAGCGTATTGAGTCACCGCGAAGAGCGATGATGGGTGATCTTCTTTACCTCCAAAATTGGGGACTATAGACAAGTTGGAGGAGATTCTCACTTCTTCGCACGAGTTCCTGAGGCCGAAGCCGAGAACCCACAGGGTTCAAAGAGGTTTTTTCAACCTGTTTTCTCTGTGTTCTTTGTGGTTTCCTTCAACTGTTTTTTCCAGGTTGAATCGGACAACGCAGGTTTCAGAAGCCGGTGGCATCGCTGCGCGATGCTGCGTACTTTTAACAGTTTCCGGGGGTGCGAGCACCCCCGGCTAAATTTCTTTGAACCCTGCGGGTTCGGGGCCTCTACCGCTTTTCGGCTTAAACCTTCAAGCCGCGGGCTTGAACCTGTGCTCGAGTGCGCTGGTGATCTTCCTGCAGGATCACTTGCCAGCCGCGTCGGACTCCCGTCTCAATGTTCTCCGGTCGATCATCGATATAGAGAATATTGCTCCCGCGGCATCCGGTCATCTGCTCCACCACCTCGTAGAGTTTGGCATCCGGTTTCATGGAGCCATGCTCATAGGAGAGGATGTATCCGTTGAAATTCGAGAAGAACGGATAGGCCTTCCGAATATGCGGGATGGCGATGTTGTTCGTGTTTGAAAAAATGAAGGTGGGGATCCCCAAACCGCGGATGGCGGCGTGAAGCTCGATCATCTCGTGCATCGGCTCGAAGATGTTGGAAAAGATATCCACGAATTCATCGAAGCTCCCGCGGAATCCGGTGGCCTGGCTCACCGCTTGGTAAAACTCCTGCTCGGTCATTAATCCGGTTTCAAACCGGTAGAGGAGCTGAGGTTGGAGAATAAGCTCTCGAATTTGCTCAACGTTTCTGACGCCACTTTCGGCGAGACGGCGGGAGGCGATTGAGTAGTCGAATTCCAACAGAACTTTGCCCAGGTCGAAAACGACCACTTGGGGAGACTTGATCGAGGGTTGAGACATCGGTTCGCGGCTTCGTGTTAAGGTTGGAAACGAGTGGGTGGATGCCTAGGTCAGCTCGCGGCGTCCTTCGAGCGCTCGATGAAGCGTGAGCTCATCAGCGAACTCGAGTCCGGTGCCCGCCGGCAGACCATGGGCGATCCGGGTGACTCGAATGCCCCGCGGGCTCAGCCGTTTGGCTAGATAATGGCTGGTGGCATCGCCTTCCACATCGGTGGCGAGAGCGAGGACAATCTCTCGGATCGGCTCCGTGCTGAGGCGGTTTTCCAGCTGGACGATGCGCAGGTCCTCGGGTCCTACCCCATTCAGGGGGGAAAGACGCCCCCCGAGAACATGGTAGCGCCCCCGGAAGTTGCCGGCTTTTTCCAGGCTGAGGATATCGACCGCCCGCTCCACCACGCAAACGAGCGCGCCGTCGCGCGAGGTGCTGGCGCAGATGGGGCAGGGGGTGGCTTCGGTCAGCGCCCCGCAAATGCCGCACAGGTGGACCTTCTCGCGAGCGGTGTTGAGCGCCTCGGCCAATCGGCGGATGGAAGCTGGTTCCGTCTGCACCACGTGCAAGGCCAGCCGCTCGGCCGAACGAGGGCCGATACCGGGTAGCTTGCTCAGTTCGTCCTGGAGGCGGGCGATGGCTTCGGGTAAGACGCTCACGAATTCCTGCCTACATGAGACCGGGGATGTTCATTCCGGCCGTGACCTTGCTCATCTCGGCGTTGGCGATATCGCGCGATCGGTTCAAGGCCTGGTTGACGGCAAGAAGGACCAGGTCCTCCAGCATGCCCACATCGCCGGAGGCGGCGGCTTGGGGATCGATCTTGATCGAAGCGATGGTGCTGTCCCCGCGGGCAACGACCTTCACGGCCCCGCCCCCGCTGGTTCCCTCGGCGGTCAGGTTAACCAAGCCTGCCTGCACTTCTTGCATCTGCTGCTGCATGCGCGCAGCTTGCTTCATCATTTTTCCAATACTCGACATAGGGTGATCTTCTAGGGGTTGTTTGAAAGGAAGATAGACCTGGGATCAGGAGCGAACTTCGACAATGCGACCGCGGAAGAGTTCCAGCGCCTTCTGAATCAGAGGGTCGTCCTTGAAGTCAGTTGGATTGAGCTGCACGGGAGGCGCAGGTGGCGGTGTGGCGGCCGCTCGAGCGGCCGGGGGGGGAGCCCCGTTGGGCGTCGCTGGGGACGGTTGTGATGGTGCAGGAGTCGCTCGTTGAGGTTCAGGTGCCGGCGTGGGAGCGGGTTTGGCCCGGTCCGCGGGAGCCGTCGCCTTGACGAATTTAACGTAGGTTCCCGGCCGGCCCAGCTCCTTGAGCTTGGTCTGGAGAAGCTCGATGTTCTTGCTGTTGTTGACGAGCTCAATGTGGTCGGCGAACTCGGGTTCAAAGCCAATGGTAAAAATGCTCCCTACATGCGAGACCGGGAACGCTTCGAGCAGGTAGCTGCGCGTAAACGGGCTCACGCGACCCACCGCCTCCAGCAGTTGGGGCCACAGGGCCTCGAGATCCGCCGGCCCGGTCGATGGAGGTGCAGCTTTGGAAGCAGATCCCGCGTCGATGATCTCCGCCGGGACAGCTGGGGCCGACGCAGCCGCGGCGGGCACAGCGGCAGCCCGCGGGGCGGGCGAGGATGATGGAGGCGCTGGCCGCTGAATCGCCGCCGGCGCCGCCATCGGTGCCGCACTCGCAACCGCCGCCGCCGGAGCTGCCGGAGTAGCCGCCGAGGAACCACGAGGGGCAGCGGAGCCTTGTGAGCGGAGTTGCTTGAGCTGTTCCAGAACGGCGTTGATGCCCAGCGAATTCCGAGCTTGGATCGCCTTCAAGAAGGCAACTTCGAGAAAAATCTTTTTGGAAGCCGCTTCACGCATCCGTCCCTCGGACTCAGTGAGTACCTCCATCATGCGCGTGAGGACTTCAGCGCTGGCTAGGGCCGCATGCTCGCGAAGCCCGGCTCCTTCGGTCTCTGATACCTCGAGCAAGCTGAGATCACCGCCTGAAACCTGATAGACCAGAAGGTTGCGAAAGTGGCTGAGCACATCCGAAAGCAGTCGAGTGAGATCCTTCCCATGACGACACAGGGCATCCAGCTCGCGTAGCACCGCGCCGGCATCTGCTCGCAAGATCCCCATCGCGATGGCTAGAACCTGGGCGTGGGAGGTGAGCCCGAACATGGAGAGCACATCTCCCTCCTCGATGTGGTTCCCGCAAAAACTGATCAGCTGATCGAGAGCGGACTCGGCGTCACGCATGCCGCCATCGGCTCCCCGGGCGATCGCGTGAAGCGCGGCTTCGTTGGCATCGACTTTTTCCAGCTTCGAGATATGGGCCAGGTGCTTAACAATCAGGGCCACAGGTATGCGGCGGAGATCAAAGCGCTGGCAGCGCGAGAGGATCGTGGGAAGGACTTTCTCCGGGTCCGTGGTGGCAAACATGAACTTCACATGTGCCGGTGGCTCCTCCAAGGTCTTCAACAGGGCGTTGAAGGCCGCGGTTGAGAGCATGTGAACCTCGTCAATGATGAAGATTTTGAACTTTGAGGAGGCGGGAGCGAATTTAACCGTGTCGCGCAGTTCCCGCACCTGGTCGACGCCGTTGTTGCTGGCACCGTCGATTTCTAGCACGTCCAGCGAACGCCCCTCGGTAATCTCCTGGCATCTTTCGTCGTCATCGCTGAAGTCCACACTGGGCCCCCCCGTGCAGTTCAGGCATTTCGCGAAGATGCGTGCGACCGTCGTTTTGCCGGTTCCTCGCGGGCCGCAAAACAGATACGCATGAGCAATCCGGTTTTGCGCAATGGCATTGGCCAGCGTCTGGGTGACATGCTCCTGGCCAACGACATCGGCGAACCGTTGCGGGCGATACTTTCTCGCAATGACCTGATATGACATGTGCGGCCCCGTCAAAAAAATAAAAAGCCAGGGTGACCACGGCGGATGGAGAGCAAACTGCCGTTGCTGCATTCCTGCCCTGGCGGGGTTCGTAAGTCCCCATTCCATGGGCCCTGGCAAAAGACGAGGAGATTAAGCCTGACCCCTTCTGAGGCGGCAAGCAGTTAATTGGGACTCTTGTCTGGGTGGGGGGCGGGGGGTAGGGAGAGACTCCGTCGAGCCCACAGCGGCCCGAGGCTGCGTTGCAGACGGAAGCTGAACCCCGATGAGGGCCTCTCCGCGTGGGTTATCCCTGAGCGCTTCTCGCCGTGGCTCTCTCCACCTTCCCAGATCCTGGGTATTCATGAGCAAGTCTTTGCGGATCCGGGTCATCCGAGAAATCCGCGGTGAGTTCATTTCCGGTTTTAGGTTCAACGCCCGGGAGTGGAGATGACAATCCGATAGAAGCGCTGAGCTGCCGGCGGATCCGCGTCCAGGTAGCTCGACTCGCCACCCGTGCCAGAGAGGGTGACGATGGTCTCCCAAGCGTCGATGGTCGCTGACCGTTGGATCTGATACGTGACGCCAGTTTCGCCGCGAAAGGAAAGTTCAAACCCGCTAGGGAGCGTTCGACCCACCAGGGCGGGACGCTCCGGGGGAAGGAAGGTGCCGAACAGCTCCAGCTTGAGGCGGGTTAGCTGGCCGGTATTCAGAAAGCGGCGGTCAGCCAGTTCGACGACCCATTCTCCTTCGGCCGGTTCCCCCCAGTGCCGCACCGACAAAAAGGTCCAGTTCAGGGTGGTGCCGAACGCTGGCGAATGAGGCTCGGCCAGCAGGCTGGTCATGCCACTAGGGGATTTCAACAGGAGGTGCAGATCGCCCCAGTCATCGTGGGTCAACTGCACCTGCAGGGTGGCGTGTTCGACCCTAAAGCGGGGAGCCATCACTGGAAGGGAGACGCGCAACCCAGTGGCTTGGTTGTCCGGAATGGACAGGTCGAGGTTCGACCGCTCGATGGCTGTCTGCTCGCGGTCCCCCAAGGGCTGCCACTGCGCCGCCAAGACGACTGCAGCCTCCGCATTCACCAACCCCGCTCCATATTTGTGGTTGAAATGAAGTCCCGCCCCATTGGTTTGCCAATCAAGATCTGAGGGGTCGTTGCGCACTGCGGACCGAATCAGAATTTCTTGAGCGTCCCGCCAGCCCAGTTGAGGATTCTTCGACAGCATCAAAGCCAGGGTCGCCGAGACCAGAGGGGCGGACGCCGAGGTGCCGGTAAAGTTGGTGGTGTAGTCTCCCGAAGCTGCGCCGTCGAGTCCGAGCAAATCGGTCGTGGTGAGTCGAGGCAGTCCGGAACTGCCGGAAGGAGCCGATACCACCAAGCACGCGCCCGGCTCTCCGTAAGAGGTTTGAGTACCGTGATCGTTTACCGATCCCACCGCGATCGTGTAGGGGGAGTTGGCGAAGCCGTCATAGTTGGCATTGTCGCCGACCCCGCGCCCGTTGCCTCCGGCAAACACGATCAGGCTCCCACGGCCACCCCGCCCGAGTTCTGCGGCGTCCTGAAGGGCTGCGGTGGCCAAAGGCCCGATACCCTCCAGCAGGCCCGTTCCGTCCGGGGCTCCCCAGCTGCAGTTTTTGACGGCCAGGCGATCATTGAGGTACAGCAAGGCTTCCGCTTCCGCGGAATCGGTGGTGGGGGCAGCGATTAACCGCAAGCTTACCAGCTGAGAGCGAGGCGCTCCCCCGGTTACTCCGATGCCATTCCCTTCGCGGGCAGCGATCAACCCCGCAACTTGGGTTCCGTGAATGTCCTCATCGAGGTTGCCGGGGCTTGGATCCCCGTCTCCGTCATTCCAGTCCCAGCCCGGTAGATCGCTCAGGTTCGGACTCAGGTCAGGGTGGGTGGATTGCAAGCCATCATCAACAATACCAATCGTAACGCCTTCGCCCCGGACTTGCTGCCACACCGGAAGGCAGTTCAGGTCGATGCCCGGCAATCCTCCAGACTGACCGGTGTTGCGGAGGTGCCATTGTCGGGGAAAAAGGGGATCGTTGGGCTCGGTCTTCCGACTGCGCTGGCGGGCTAGGACCGGTTCGAGCTGAGCGACCTCCGCGGCCGACATGAGCTTGCGAGCGAGTTCCAGCCCGGCATCGGGAGATCCGGCATCCACCATAAAATAATGTTGCCGCGACGCTATTGGATGCCATTCGCCGACGC
This genomic interval from Verrucomicrobiales bacterium contains the following:
- a CDS encoding WXG100 family type VII secretion target encodes the protein MAQAIMNPEEVRRFAEELKRFNTDLQSRMGSLQARFAALGDSWQDQEHEKFSEEFKQTMKALKKFVEVSNQHSPYLLRKAQRIEDYLNQR
- a CDS encoding ATP-binding protein, with protein sequence MNNPWAVKQALEWVEQLRTLVAEATSREEWLNNDLSTRTKLARQQCQAAVDVVLRQFASERTAVEAGLQSARQRVLETYERRKARFKEAHKSAKKRALLAIEEEEGRRKYKLQMGTMQATRDRDSGLAAADKALDAYQKEREQDSKRLDHLEERANASFSGYGRWQRWLTGQGTRAEVDEAQDEQQMAEQIRALIDRVESDLQRFRSFFLPALFRFLPLWVILVLGLVPMVPVLRQFQIPFLSYRDAGIAAGALCVLGLVLHLLGRRQGDPVAREIALGCLNSRRLIELGLVKADQRRTADRERIENTYQTRVQAIEQDWTQALADAGSWRESWPARLQAKETRAFETNERLHRLHLSRHERQAAEVLGKLQGMADARQQELQAVCTEKEQRLKAEHDAQWAQLESNWKSRIPALLAEVNAQQQLSTTLFPAWDARFLAAWKPPLELSPSARLGELRVDVSTFAKGLPKDPRLAFPGPARLLAPLELVYPGQGSILFETSETGRDEAVASLNNLMLRLLSTAPPGKVNFTVFDPVGLGQNFAGVMHLADHEEHLINGRIWTQTEQLEQKLADLNAHMEKVIQMYLRNEYQTIADYNREAGNIAEKYLFLVVADFPSGFSETAVRRLMSIATSGARCGVYTLIHWDRRLPLPQDFVADDLRKASVALTVRSADLIFTGNVLPGTQVALDSGPDATLAVEFVHKMGRASRDSNRVEVPFSHVTPPDAEMWTQETTSELRVPIGRTGATKLQYLAIGKGTRQHALLAGKTGSGKSTLFHVVITNLALWCSPDQVEFYLVDFKKGVEFKCYATQKLPHARVVAIESDREFGLSVLQRLDEELKRRGDLFRKLGVQDVAGYKRSGGTEPMPRTLLLIDEFQEFFVEDDKVAQGASLLLDRIVRQGRAFGIHVILGSQTLGGAYTVARATLGQMVIRIALQCNEADSYLIMDENNSAPRLLSRPGEGIYNDSAGTPEGNSPFQAVWISDEERDAALLKVRRKAAESSRVYPGPFVFEGDAPADLAENEPLRACLAQDRVLPSRSPRVWLGAPNAIKGPTEAILQRQSGNNLLLVGQREEAVLAIVTAAILSLAAQSPAGALRVYLFDAAAPGTPEREYIERLTRALPQQVTLVGNGDAAQVMNELTEELKRRAESTDLAAEPLILTLVHDLQKFKRLRNEEEFSFSTDDSEAPNTGAQFTRLISEGPALGLHVMATCDTYNNVNRCLNRKTLTEFEMRVLFQMSANDSASLIDTPKASTLGLHKAIYYNEQQGYLEVFRPYALPDAGWIDASAARLVRPASPLPGA
- a CDS encoding glycoside hydrolase family 18 protein, with translation MNPKQQFTSGLLVSLLFAALCLWGGNASARDLWSTGYHPGWTQGQMPASAIDYSALSHVIHFAVIPRVDGTLDTETLSLTSSHITDSVARGHAAGVKVLVCVGGAGTSAGFRGATQPAKLAGFINRLVTFVTSKGYDGLDVDWEPLDESDTPAYQNLIRGLRSTLTQRKPGSLLTAAAAEQPALFSSVQGEFDQINVMTYDMAGPWPGWVTWFNAALFDGGFRFPSTGGLITSADGLINRFISAGVQPAKLGLGIPFYGIVWKGGTGLPAGGATLPRQGWTSAPEVTAVAFREIMANHYTAARYRWDPNAYAPYLTVNNPGSSEDLFVAYDDERSCRAKVSYARNRGLGGVMIWELSQDYQASSPLAQRHPLLAAMKESLEAPRFSSIEQVGQSVRLSFQTMPLARYAVQWSTGIPGGAWSNLVIRIGDGEQMVVNDSLAGKGPARYYRIKTPP
- a CDS encoding HAD family phosphatase, which encodes MSQPSIKSPQVVVFDLGKVLLEFDYSIASRRLAESGVRNVEQIRELILQPQLLYRFETGLMTEQEFYQAVSQATGFRGSFDEFVDIFSNIFEPMHEMIELHAAIRGLGIPTFIFSNTNNIAIPHIRKAYPFFSNFNGYILSYEHGSMKPDAKLYEVVEQMTGCRGSNILYIDDRPENIETGVRRGWQVILQEDHQRTRAQVQARGLKV
- the recR gene encoding recombination protein RecR; this translates as MSVLPEAIARLQDELSKLPGIGPRSAERLALHVVQTEPASIRRLAEALNTAREKVHLCGICGALTEATPCPICASTSRDGALVCVVERAVDILSLEKAGNFRGRYHVLGGRLSPLNGVGPEDLRIVQLENRLSTEPIREIVLALATDVEGDATSHYLAKRLSPRGIRVTRIAHGLPAGTGLEFADELTLHRALEGRRELT
- a CDS encoding YbaB/EbfC family nucleoid-associated protein; the protein is MSSIGKMMKQAARMQQQMQEVQAGLVNLTAEGTSGGGAVKVVARGDSTIASIKIDPQAAASGDVGMLEDLVLLAVNQALNRSRDIANAEMSKVTAGMNIPGLM